In one Dermacentor albipictus isolate Rhodes 1998 colony chromosome 4, USDA_Dalb.pri_finalv2, whole genome shotgun sequence genomic region, the following are encoded:
- the LOC139059548 gene encoding uncharacterized protein encodes MRSTEAIRNDTAKLTPAETTNNNTSQQKTTTTTTTIITTTTTYFTTPSNSTSDESTSSTSEDSRGTMSPTEAIRNDTAKLATAETTNNNTSQQKTTTTTTTTITTTTTYFTTPSNSTSGTSTSGTENGNHQDNNNVTVGGSSTRSLTSGKDESTSSTSEDSRGTMSPTEAIRNDTAKLATAETTNNNTSQQKTTTTTTTTITTTTTYFTTPSNSTSDESTSSTSEDSRGTMSPTEAIRNDTAKLTPAETTNNNTSQQKTTTTTTTIITTTTTYFTTPSNSTSGNYHYDHNNLSRKDYNAFLRSTKQQHIYCGYKQFDDRSIQEFSKPNYS; translated from the exons ATGCGCTCCACTGAAGCGATCAGAAACGATACCGCAAAACTTACCCCTGCTGAAACCACCAATAATAATACGAGTCAGCAAAAGACCACAACTACTACAACAACTATTATAACCACGACTACAACATATTTTACTACGCCATCTAACAGCACGTCAG ACGAAAGTACAAGTTCGACGTCAGAAGACTCTCGCGGAACCATGAGCCCCACTGAAGCGATCAGAAACGATACCGCAAAACTTGCCACTGCTGAAACCACCAATAATAATACGAGTCAGCAAAAGACCACAACGACTACAACAACTACTATAACCACGACTACAACATATTTTACTACGCCATCTAACAGCACGTCAG GTACCTCCACGAGTGGAACAGAAAATGGAAATCATCAAGACAACAATAATGTGACAGTGGGCGGTTCTAGCACTCGCTCTCTTACAAGCGGAAAAGACGAAAGTACAAGTTCGACGTCAGAAGACTCTCGCGGAACCATGAGCCCCACTGAAGCGATCAGAAACGATACCGCAAAACTTGCCACTGCTGAAACCACCAATAATAATACGAGTCAGCAAAAGACCACAACGACTACAACAACTACTATAACCACGACTACAACATATTTTACTACGCCATCTAACAGCACGTCAG ACGAAAGTACAAGTTCGACGTCAGAAGACTCTCGCGGAACCATGAGCCCCACTGAAGCGATCAGAAACGATACCGCAAAACTTACCCCTGCTGAAACCACCAATAATAATACGAGTCAGCAAAAGACCACAACGACTACAACAACTATTATAACCACGACTACAACATATTTTACTACGCCATCTAACAGCACGTCAG GAAACTACCACTACGACCACAACAACCTCTCGCGCAAAGACTACAACGCCTTCCTCCGCAGCACAAAACAACAGCACATCTACTGCGGCTATAAGCAGTTCGACGATCGGAGCATCCAAGAATTTTCAAAACCTAACTACTCTTAG
- the LOC139059549 gene encoding integumentary mucin C.1-like, with product MQIFKTTIIGSHRPDNSSKASEPTTVQTTTPETTKLTQQETTTTTTTTSRAKTTTPSSAAQNNSTSTAAISKDKPTLQPRGSQRADNTSKASEPTTVQTTTPETTKLTQQETTTTTTTTSRAKTTTPSSAAENNSTSTASISSSTIEASTNFENITTLSQRNYHYDHNNLSRKDYNAFLRSTKQQHIYCGYKQFDDRSIHEFSKHNYS from the exons ATGCAAATATTCAAGACAACAATAAT CGGATCTCACCGACCAGACAACTCCAGTAAAGCCTCAGAACCTACAACAGTGCAAACCACCACGCCAGAAACAACTAAGCTTACGCAGCAGGAAACTACCACTACGACCACAACAACCTCTCGCGCAAAGACTACAACGCCTTCCTCCGCAGCACAAAACAACAGCACCTCTACTGCGGCTATAAGCA AAGATAAACCTACTTTGCAACCTAGAGGATCTCAGCGAGCAGACAACACCAGTAAAGCCTCAGAACCCACAACAGTGCAAACCACCACGCCAGAAACAACTAAGCTTACGCAGCAGGAAACTACCACTACGACCACAACAACCTCTCGCGCAAAGACTACAACGCCTTCCTCCGCAGCAGAAAACAACAGCACATCTACTGCGTCTATAAGCAGTTCGACGATCGAAGCATCCACGAATTTTGAAAACATAACTACTCTTAGCCAAC GAAACTACCACTACGACCACAACAACCTCTCGCGCAAAGACTACAACGCCTTCCTCCGCAGCACAAAACAACAGCACATCTACTGCGGCTATAAGCAGTTCGACGATCGGAGCATCCACGAATTTTCAAAACATAACTACTCTTAG